The Mycolicibacterium fluoranthenivorans genome has a window encoding:
- a CDS encoding nucleotidyltransferase domain-containing protein, with product MSGRELTPAEITGLWNAWTPAEVSRQLSSVTAPWCVTAGWALDLFTEGAKREHDDIEIAVPASRFGEIQEALLDFEWDVVGDGRVWPFPEQRDTHFQTWLREPATGIYRVDVFREPTIAGRWVCRRDTSITLPYEQVILRNQDGIPYVIPEVALLFKAKHLRDKDQTDFRNVLPAMDATRRTRLHKWLSQVHPSHPWIKTLDAQR from the coding sequence ATGAGTGGCCGAGAACTCACCCCAGCTGAGATCACCGGGCTTTGGAATGCGTGGACCCCGGCCGAAGTGTCACGCCAACTCTCCTCCGTCACTGCGCCGTGGTGCGTCACCGCCGGATGGGCGCTAGATCTATTCACCGAAGGCGCAAAACGTGAGCACGACGACATCGAAATCGCGGTGCCAGCATCACGATTCGGCGAGATCCAGGAAGCGTTACTCGATTTCGAATGGGACGTAGTCGGTGATGGCCGGGTCTGGCCGTTCCCTGAACAACGCGACACCCATTTTCAAACCTGGCTCCGGGAACCTGCAACGGGGATCTACCGCGTCGACGTCTTCCGTGAGCCAACAATCGCTGGCAGATGGGTCTGCCGACGCGATACCTCGATCACCCTGCCCTACGAACAAGTCATCCTTCGGAACCAAGATGGCATCCCATACGTCATTCCTGAGGTGGCATTGCTGTTCAAGGCTAAACATCTACGGGACAAAGACCAGACCGACTTCCGCAACGTGCTCCCAGCAATGGACGCAACCAGAAGAACTCGACTTCACAAATGGTTGTCTCAAGTTCACCCCAGCCACCCCTGGATCAAAACTCTGGACGCCCAGAGGTAA
- a CDS encoding shikimate kinase, giving the protein MELDSRAQNNLKTSPVDLFPTERFNNAMPAHTAVLVTGMSGVGKTTALDELARRGYTTVDTDDAHWIDIVDGEPLWREPLINDLLSRPRQTPIFIQGTVANQGAFYHRFDAIVLLSAPRDLIFDRVARRTNNPFGKTPQQRQRIADDIAEVEPLLRQAATHEIQTTRTPAEVVNLLIDIAVGQATAH; this is encoded by the coding sequence GTGGAACTCGACTCCCGGGCCCAGAACAATCTGAAGACCTCCCCGGTTGATCTCTTCCCCACCGAGCGTTTCAATAACGCCATGCCTGCTCACACCGCCGTCCTGGTGACCGGAATGTCAGGCGTGGGAAAGACGACCGCCCTAGACGAGTTGGCGCGACGTGGGTACACCACCGTCGACACCGACGACGCCCACTGGATTGACATCGTCGATGGGGAGCCGCTGTGGCGCGAACCGCTCATCAACGACCTACTGAGTCGACCGCGTCAGACACCAATATTCATCCAGGGCACCGTCGCCAACCAGGGCGCCTTTTACCATCGCTTCGACGCGATCGTTCTGCTCAGCGCACCGCGTGACCTCATCTTCGATCGTGTCGCTAGGCGTACCAACAACCCGTTCGGTAAGACGCCACAACAGCGCCAGCGGATCGCCGACGACATTGCCGAGGTCGAGCCGCTACTTCGGCAAGCGGCCACACACGAGATCCAGACAACCCGGACGCCGGCCGAAGTCGTCAATTTGTTGATCGACATCGCAGTGGGCCAAGCAACAGCGCATTGA
- a CDS encoding GAP family protein — protein MTVLLLTLTGFALLDSLSVLNIGVVSAVVYGSRLNRQSALPGGVSFIAGVFTVTTVFGLGAVLGLGLLTDLTNFNLTPTLRYWGEFLVGLILIGLAFFPLVAQSTAPGWAMAAMRQRPWLLGFVGAAVGLGQAPTAVPYLAGLAMIAARQPRPPEWPILVIAYCVIALLPCMLVLALSTSRSKRADRAQRLLVRTLTRYGPIGVRVLFLVAGVALISDAIVHRNQWW, from the coding sequence ATGACTGTGCTGCTGCTGACGTTGACGGGGTTCGCCTTGCTCGACTCCCTCAGCGTCCTGAACATCGGGGTCGTCTCCGCGGTGGTGTATGGGAGCCGGTTGAACCGTCAATCGGCCTTGCCTGGTGGCGTCAGCTTCATTGCCGGCGTCTTCACGGTGACCACCGTCTTCGGCCTGGGCGCCGTGCTTGGCCTGGGCCTGCTCACGGATCTGACCAACTTCAACCTGACGCCCACCCTGAGGTATTGGGGGGAGTTTCTGGTGGGACTGATCCTGATCGGCTTGGCGTTCTTCCCCCTGGTCGCCCAATCCACGGCACCGGGATGGGCGATGGCGGCGATGCGTCAGCGGCCCTGGTTGCTCGGGTTTGTGGGCGCTGCAGTGGGCTTAGGCCAGGCTCCCACGGCCGTGCCCTATCTGGCTGGGTTGGCCATGATCGCCGCACGCCAACCCCGACCACCGGAATGGCCGATCCTCGTGATCGCGTACTGCGTCATTGCGTTGCTGCCGTGCATGCTTGTTCTTGCGCTCTCGACCAGCCGAAGTAAACGGGCCGATCGCGCCCAGCGTCTCTTGGTGCGAACCTTGACCCGATACGGGCCCATCGGAGTCCGCGTTCTCTTCCTCGTTGCCGGGGTCGCGTTGATTTCCGACGCAATCGTGCACCGCAACCAGTGGTGGTAG
- a CDS encoding DUF1905 domain-containing protein, translating to MDWEFEAEVFQWRGPAPYFFVATPARVDDFLRAHLGELTYGWGVIPARVRIGDTEVTTSLIPKDGVYLVPLKIALRRPEGIDDGDQVRVRLHVGS from the coding sequence GTGGACTGGGAGTTCGAGGCCGAGGTGTTCCAGTGGCGTGGCCCCGCACCGTATTTCTTCGTCGCCACACCTGCACGTGTCGACGACTTCCTGCGGGCTCACCTCGGCGAGTTGACCTACGGCTGGGGTGTCATTCCTGCGCGGGTGCGCATCGGCGACACCGAGGTGACGACATCGCTGATCCCGAAGGACGGCGTCTATCTGGTACCGCTGAAGATCGCGCTACGTCGTCCCGAAGGTATCGACGATGGCGACCAGGTGCGGGTTCGGCTGCACGTCGGCTCTTAG
- a CDS encoding VOC family protein — protein MSFAALNHVAVTVSDIGVSGPWYRALIGFDPVLDEHTDAGFRHLVWALDGGTLFGIHQHDQAIEPGEFTEFRAGLDHVGFGCASRSELESWASRLDGLGIAHGGVVDAHYGSGLSFRDPDGIALEFFAPPE, from the coding sequence ATGTCATTCGCGGCACTGAACCATGTGGCGGTCACGGTCAGCGATATCGGCGTCAGCGGCCCGTGGTACCGGGCACTGATCGGGTTCGATCCGGTGCTCGACGAGCACACCGACGCCGGCTTCCGGCATCTGGTGTGGGCGCTCGACGGCGGCACGCTGTTCGGTATTCACCAGCACGACCAGGCGATCGAGCCGGGTGAATTCACCGAGTTCCGGGCCGGGCTGGACCACGTGGGGTTCGGCTGCGCGTCGCGCTCGGAGCTGGAGTCATGGGCCTCGCGGCTCGACGGGCTGGGCATTGCGCACGGTGGCGTGGTGGATGCGCATTACGGGTCCGGGCTCAGCTTCCGGGACCCCGACGGGATCGCGCTGGAGTTCTTCGCGCCGCCGGAATAG
- a CDS encoding oxygenase MpaB family protein: protein MRLGPPRRPRRVIDLLNPAAALAPAANVIMQLSLPGVGHGVLESPVDSGNVYLHPFKRARTTGTYLAAATYGTDADRALIRAEVDRVHAQVRSRPSSPVRYNAFDPNLQLWVAACLYRYYIDQHEFLYGPLDDQSADAIYADARTLGTTLQVREEMWPADRAAFDDYWKRTLDDLRIDEPVREHLHGVASAAFLPTPLRQLAGPPILFATKGFLSSRFRAMMNLDWTPDDQRRFALLLMGLRIADRVVPREVWQFGYRLYLWDMRTRARLGKRVV, encoded by the coding sequence ATGAGGCTGGGACCACCGCGCCGTCCGCGACGCGTCATCGACCTGCTCAATCCGGCCGCGGCGCTGGCGCCCGCCGCGAACGTCATCATGCAGTTGTCGCTGCCCGGCGTCGGCCATGGGGTGTTGGAGAGCCCGGTGGACAGCGGCAATGTCTACCTGCATCCGTTCAAACGGGCCCGCACCACCGGCACCTACCTGGCGGCGGCCACCTACGGCACCGACGCCGACCGCGCGCTGATCCGAGCCGAGGTGGACCGCGTCCACGCGCAGGTCCGGTCGCGCCCGTCAAGCCCGGTGCGCTACAACGCGTTCGACCCGAACCTGCAGTTGTGGGTGGCGGCGTGCCTGTACCGCTACTACATCGACCAGCACGAGTTCCTGTACGGGCCACTGGATGACCAGTCGGCCGACGCGATCTACGCCGACGCCCGCACCCTGGGCACCACGCTGCAGGTGCGCGAGGAGATGTGGCCGGCGGACCGGGCCGCGTTCGACGACTACTGGAAACGCACACTCGACGATCTCCGGATCGACGAACCGGTGCGTGAGCACCTGCACGGGGTGGCATCGGCGGCGTTCCTGCCGACGCCACTTCGGCAGTTGGCTGGGCCGCCGATCCTGTTCGCCACCAAGGGATTTCTGTCGTCGCGATTCCGCGCCATGATGAATCTGGATTGGACACCGGACGACCAGCGCCGGTTCGCCTTGCTGTTGATGGGACTGCGCATCGCCGATCGCGTCGTGCCGCGGGAGGTCTGGCAGTTCGGTTATCGGTTGTACCTGTGGGATATGCGGACCCGGGCGCGCCTGGGTAAACGAGTGGTCTGA
- a CDS encoding cobalamin biosynthesis protein: protein MFEHTARAAGLAAGYLADLCWADPQRGHPVAAFGTAAAALEKHTYADRRSAGVVHTAVLLGALGVLGVAAERAAARRGPAWTFAITAASTWAVLGGTSLARTGAQMADRLGGDDLVRARALLPSLCGRDPAALDADGLARAALESVAENTSDAQVAPILWGAVAGVPGLLVYRGANTLDAMIGHHSPRYERFGWAAARFDDAVNYLGARATGLCVVAVSGAPAEAWRAWRRDAGKHPSPNAGVAEASFAGALGVQLGGPTQYAHRLEMRPTLGDGPAPQARDLRRAVRLSRAVQALATVAAVSVASRIGRRASPRSSGA, encoded by the coding sequence GTGTTTGAACACACTGCCCGTGCGGCCGGACTGGCGGCCGGCTATCTCGCCGACCTGTGCTGGGCCGATCCGCAGCGCGGCCACCCGGTGGCAGCCTTCGGCACGGCCGCCGCGGCCCTGGAGAAACACACCTACGCCGACCGCCGGTCCGCCGGCGTCGTCCACACTGCCGTGCTGCTCGGCGCACTGGGCGTGCTCGGGGTGGCGGCCGAACGGGCCGCGGCGCGACGCGGCCCGGCGTGGACCTTCGCGATCACGGCGGCCAGCACATGGGCGGTGCTGGGCGGAACCTCCCTGGCCCGCACGGGTGCGCAGATGGCCGATCGGCTCGGCGGGGACGACCTCGTTCGCGCCCGGGCCTTACTGCCGTCCCTGTGCGGCCGGGACCCGGCCGCACTGGACGCCGACGGCCTGGCGCGGGCGGCCCTGGAATCGGTGGCCGAGAACACCTCCGATGCGCAGGTGGCGCCGATCCTGTGGGGCGCGGTGGCCGGGGTGCCCGGGCTGCTGGTGTACCGCGGCGCCAACACCCTCGACGCGATGATCGGTCACCATTCGCCGCGGTACGAGCGGTTCGGCTGGGCCGCAGCGCGATTCGATGACGCGGTCAACTATCTCGGGGCGCGTGCGACGGGGCTGTGCGTGGTCGCGGTGTCCGGCGCGCCCGCCGAGGCGTGGCGGGCGTGGCGCCGCGACGCCGGTAAGCATCCCAGCCCGAATGCCGGAGTCGCCGAAGCGTCGTTCGCCGGAGCGCTGGGCGTGCAGCTGGGCGGACCCACCCAGTACGCGCACCGCCTCGAGATGCGCCCCACCCTCGGTGACGGTCCCGCACCCCAGGCGCGCGATCTGCGCCGGGCGGTGCGGCTGTCGCGCGCCGTACAGGCGCTGGCCACCGTGGCTGCGGTCAGCGTCGCTTCCCGTATCGGTCGGCGAGCTTCTCCTCGGTCGTCTGGGGCGTGA
- a CDS encoding SURF1 family protein — translation MRRWAFLFRPQWLALFVVVVAFAWLCFTVLAPWQLGKNTKTSRENSQIASSLSADPVPLTSVLPHQDSSAPDQQWHRVSATGHYLSEAQVVARLRSVDGDPAYEVLTPFAVDNGPTVLVDRGYVKPVQGTALPPFAAPPAGPVTIIARLRDAEPMLTGKDPFRADGAQQVYSINPPQVSQVTGVPLAGSYLQLVDNQPGGLGVIPLPHLDAGPFLSYGIQWIAFGIVAPIGLGYFIVAEVKARRREKAADKADAQPDVPDLTPQTTEEKLADRYGKRR, via the coding sequence ATGAGGCGCTGGGCGTTCCTGTTCCGGCCCCAGTGGCTGGCACTGTTCGTCGTGGTGGTCGCGTTCGCGTGGCTGTGCTTCACGGTGCTGGCGCCCTGGCAGTTGGGCAAGAACACCAAGACCTCTCGGGAGAACTCGCAGATCGCCAGCTCGCTGTCCGCGGACCCGGTACCGCTGACCAGCGTTCTGCCCCATCAGGATTCATCGGCTCCTGATCAGCAGTGGCACCGGGTCAGTGCCACCGGGCACTATCTGTCCGAAGCACAGGTGGTGGCGCGGCTCCGGTCGGTCGACGGCGATCCCGCCTACGAGGTGTTGACCCCGTTCGCGGTGGACAACGGGCCGACGGTGCTGGTGGACCGCGGCTATGTCAAACCGGTCCAAGGCACTGCGTTGCCGCCGTTCGCCGCCCCGCCGGCCGGCCCGGTCACCATCATCGCGCGGCTGCGCGATGCAGAGCCGATGCTCACCGGCAAGGATCCGTTCCGGGCCGACGGTGCGCAGCAGGTGTATTCGATCAATCCGCCCCAGGTGTCGCAGGTGACCGGGGTGCCCCTGGCCGGTTCGTATCTGCAGTTGGTGGACAACCAGCCCGGCGGCCTCGGAGTGATTCCGCTGCCGCACCTGGATGCCGGGCCGTTTCTGTCCTACGGCATCCAGTGGATCGCCTTCGGCATCGTCGCGCCGATCGGGCTGGGTTATTTCATCGTCGCCGAGGTGAAGGCCCGCCGCCGGGAGAAGGCCGCAGACAAGGCCGACGCCCAGCCCGACGTGCCCGACCTCACGCCCCAGACGACCGAGGAGAAGCTCGCCGACCGATACGGGAAGCGACGCTGA
- a CDS encoding low molecular weight protein-tyrosine-phosphatase, translating to MSDRRAGAQRPGEQLVHVTFICSGNICRSPMAEKMFAHQISERGLAEVVRVTSAGTGGWHAGEPADRRTNQILRQHGYPTSHSAAQIDDDHLAADMVIAMGRNHARFLKEMGVPPERLRMMRSFDPRSGAFALDVEDPYYGSLTDFQDVFDVIDASLGGLHEWVDERLGSGR from the coding sequence GTGTCTGACCGGCGGGCAGGAGCGCAGCGACCGGGGGAACAGCTTGTGCATGTCACCTTCATCTGCTCGGGCAACATCTGCCGGTCCCCGATGGCCGAGAAGATGTTCGCCCACCAGATCTCCGAACGCGGCCTGGCCGAGGTGGTGCGGGTGACCAGCGCGGGTACCGGTGGCTGGCACGCGGGCGAGCCCGCCGACCGGCGCACCAATCAGATACTGCGCCAGCATGGTTACCCGACCTCACACAGTGCGGCCCAGATCGACGACGACCACCTGGCCGCCGACATGGTGATCGCGATGGGCCGCAACCATGCGCGCTTCCTCAAGGAGATGGGGGTGCCGCCCGAGCGGCTGCGGATGATGCGGTCGTTCGATCCCCGCTCGGGCGCCTTCGCCCTCGATGTGGAGGATCCGTACTACGGGTCGCTCACCGACTTCCAGGACGTGTTCGACGTCATCGACGCGTCGTTGGGTGGGCTGCACGAGTGGGTCGACGAGCGGTTGGGTTCTGGGCGATGA
- a CDS encoding HAD-IA family hydrolase — MTDTVIETPQLVLFDLDGTLTDSADGIVASFRHALDTVGAPVPDGDLAGRIVGPPMHHTLSEMGLGDRVEAAISAYRADYTTRGWAMNSLFDGIPTLLEDLRAAGVRLAVATSKAETTAQRILTHFGLDGYFEVIAGASSDGSRSAKADVVAHALAQLSPLPERVLMIGDRSHDVEGAGEHGIDTVVVGWGYGGTDFDGPDAPAPLHRVQTIADLREVLGV; from the coding sequence GTGACTGACACGGTGATCGAGACCCCGCAGCTGGTGTTGTTCGACCTCGACGGGACCCTCACCGATTCCGCGGACGGCATCGTGGCCAGCTTCCGGCATGCGCTGGACACCGTCGGCGCGCCGGTACCCGACGGCGACCTGGCCGGCCGGATCGTCGGGCCGCCGATGCACCACACGCTGAGCGAGATGGGGCTCGGCGACCGTGTCGAGGCGGCGATCTCCGCCTACCGCGCCGACTACACCACCCGCGGCTGGGCGATGAACAGCCTGTTCGACGGGATCCCGACGCTGCTGGAGGATCTGCGCGCCGCGGGCGTGCGCCTGGCCGTCGCCACCTCGAAGGCCGAGACGACCGCGCAGCGCATCCTGACCCACTTCGGCCTGGACGGCTATTTCGAGGTGATCGCGGGCGCCAGCTCGGACGGCAGCCGGTCCGCCAAGGCCGATGTGGTGGCGCATGCCCTGGCCCAGCTGAGCCCGCTGCCCGAGCGGGTGCTGATGATCGGCGACCGCTCCCACGATGTGGAGGGCGCCGGTGAGCACGGTATTGACACCGTCGTCGTCGGCTGGGGTTACGGCGGCACCGATTTCGACGGCCCCGACGCTCCCGCGCCCCTGCACCGGGTGCAGACCATCGCCGACCTGCGGGAGGTGCTGGGTGTCTGA
- the cobC gene encoding Rv2231c family pyridoxal phosphate-dependent protein CobC has translation MYLWCPAAHYCRAVVHRVRQAARYHGDQAVAPGMLDFAVNVRAEGPPSWLVDRLGARLGDLGHYPTAADTDRAVRAVAERHGRGMDEVALLAGGAEGFALLPQLAPTLAALIAPSFTEPEAVLSAANIPTEHVVLAPPFSLAGARVPDEADLVVIGNPTNPTSVLHTREQILALRRPGRIVVVDEAFADAVPGEPESVAGLALPDVVVLRSLTKTWSLAGLRVGYALGAPEVLERLTVRRAHWPLGTLQLEAVTACCAPEAVAEAEAGARRLAALRTEMVSGLRAAGIEVVDGSAPFVLMRVADAELARKQLDSKGIAVRRCDTFVGLEGDYLRAAVRPEWPALVSGFWEILR, from the coding sequence ATGTACCTGTGGTGTCCTGCGGCGCACTACTGTCGTGCTGTGGTTCACAGGGTCCGGCAGGCGGCGCGCTATCACGGCGATCAGGCCGTCGCGCCCGGCATGCTGGACTTCGCGGTCAACGTGCGCGCCGAGGGGCCGCCGTCGTGGCTGGTGGACCGGTTGGGTGCGCGGCTGGGTGATCTGGGCCACTATCCCACCGCGGCCGATACCGACCGGGCGGTGCGTGCCGTCGCCGAGCGGCACGGCCGCGGGATGGACGAGGTGGCGCTGCTGGCCGGGGGCGCGGAGGGGTTCGCGCTGCTGCCGCAGCTGGCGCCGACCCTGGCCGCGCTGATCGCCCCGTCGTTCACCGAACCCGAAGCGGTGCTGAGCGCCGCGAACATTCCGACCGAACACGTCGTGCTGGCGCCGCCGTTCTCACTGGCCGGCGCCCGAGTGCCCGACGAAGCCGACCTGGTGGTCATCGGCAACCCGACCAACCCCACCTCGGTGCTGCACACCCGTGAGCAGATCCTGGCGCTGCGCCGCCCGGGCCGGATCGTGGTGGTCGACGAGGCGTTCGCCGACGCGGTGCCGGGGGAGCCCGAATCAGTGGCCGGGCTGGCGTTGCCCGACGTCGTCGTGCTGCGCAGCCTGACCAAGACGTGGTCGCTGGCCGGACTCCGGGTCGGCTATGCGCTGGGCGCGCCCGAGGTGCTGGAGCGGTTGACCGTCCGGCGGGCGCACTGGCCGCTGGGCACGCTACAGCTCGAAGCCGTGACCGCATGCTGTGCACCGGAGGCCGTCGCCGAGGCCGAGGCCGGCGCCCGCCGGTTGGCGGCACTGCGCACCGAGATGGTGTCCGGACTGCGGGCGGCGGGCATCGAGGTGGTCGACGGCAGCGCCCCGTTCGTCCTGATGCGCGTCGCCGACGCCGAACTGGCCCGCAAACAGTTGGACAGCAAGGGGATTGCGGTGCGCCGCTGCGACACCTTCGTGGGGCTCGAGGGTGACTATCTGCGCGCAGCGGTCCGGCCGGAGTGGCCGGCGTTGGTGTCGGGTTTTTGGGAGATCCTGCGGTGA
- a CDS encoding Nif3-like dinuclear metal center hexameric protein — protein sequence MSVLLSDVIEVLDAAYPPALAHDWDSVGLVCGDPSEPVTSVTIAVDATAAVVDEVPEGGLLLAHHPLLLRGVDTVAASTAKGSLIHRLIRSRRSLFTAHTNADAALPGVSDALADALGLVVQDVLAPAESRSGLDKWVVFVPAEDAERVRVSLFAAGAGQIGDYSCCSWSSSGTGQFLPREGADPAIGTVGTLEHVTEDRVEVIAPSAVRARVLAALRAAHPYEEPAFDVFALAPLPSGVGIGRICALPEPESLSAFVARVRGRLPATSWGVRAAGDPEALISRVAVCGGAGDSLLDTVARTDAQVYVTADLRHHPADEHRRKFGTALVDVAHWASEYPWCGQAAALLTTRFGAELPVRVSTVRTDPWNIEEGHH from the coding sequence GTGAGTGTCCTGCTGTCCGACGTGATCGAGGTCCTCGACGCCGCGTATCCGCCCGCGCTGGCCCATGACTGGGACTCGGTGGGCCTGGTGTGCGGTGACCCGTCGGAGCCGGTGACGTCGGTGACCATCGCGGTGGACGCCACCGCGGCGGTGGTCGACGAGGTGCCCGAGGGCGGTCTGCTGCTGGCGCACCACCCGCTGCTGCTGCGCGGCGTGGACACGGTGGCGGCGAGCACCGCCAAAGGATCGTTGATCCACCGGCTGATCCGCTCGCGGCGATCGCTGTTCACCGCGCACACCAACGCCGACGCGGCGCTGCCCGGGGTTTCCGACGCGCTGGCCGACGCCCTGGGGCTGGTGGTGCAGGACGTCCTGGCCCCGGCGGAGTCCCGCTCCGGCCTGGACAAGTGGGTCGTCTTCGTTCCCGCCGAAGACGCTGAGCGGGTACGTGTGTCGCTGTTCGCGGCCGGGGCGGGCCAGATCGGCGACTACTCCTGCTGCAGTTGGAGCTCCAGTGGCACTGGGCAGTTCCTGCCGCGGGAAGGCGCCGATCCCGCCATCGGCACCGTCGGCACCCTGGAACACGTGACCGAGGACCGGGTCGAGGTGATCGCGCCGTCGGCGGTGCGTGCGCGGGTGCTGGCGGCATTGCGCGCCGCCCATCCGTATGAGGAACCCGCCTTCGATGTGTTCGCCCTGGCGCCGCTGCCCTCCGGGGTCGGTATCGGGCGGATCTGCGCCCTGCCCGAACCGGAATCGCTGTCGGCGTTCGTGGCCCGGGTGCGTGGCCGGCTGCCGGCCACCTCCTGGGGGGTACGGGCGGCCGGTGACCCGGAAGCGCTGATCTCGCGGGTGGCGGTGTGCGGTGGCGCGGGCGACTCGCTGCTGGACACGGTCGCCCGCACCGATGCCCAGGTGTACGTGACCGCGGATCTGCGCCACCATCCGGCCGACGAGCACCGCCGCAAGTTCGGCACCGCTCTGGTGGATGTGGCGCACTGGGCCAGTGAATACCCGTGGTGCGGACAGGCGGCCGCCCTGCTCACCACACGTTTCGGCGCTGAACTTCCGGTGCGCGTGAGCACGGTGCGCACCGACCCATGGAATATCGAAGAAGGACACCATTGA
- a CDS encoding zinc ribbon domain-containing protein, with protein sequence MKAALTQQRSLLTLVELDAELSRVEHRARNLAEQQRFDEAQAEHRAANDQLAVLSITLEDLDGQVAKLESEIDGVRQREDRDRSLLDGGEVNPKQLSELQHELETLERRQSALEDSMLEVMERREALQAQRSEALARIDTLHNDMSAAQLARDEALVAIDQARHVGGLRRTELTSGLDADLVAMYEKQRAKGGPGAGLLQGKRCGACRIEIDRGEMARISAAAEDEVLRCPECGAILLRIKP encoded by the coding sequence ATGAAAGCTGCACTCACCCAACAGCGTTCGCTGTTGACGCTGGTCGAGTTGGACGCCGAGCTGAGCCGAGTCGAGCACCGGGCCCGCAACCTCGCCGAGCAGCAGCGTTTCGACGAGGCGCAGGCCGAACACCGGGCCGCCAACGACCAACTCGCCGTGCTGAGCATCACCTTGGAGGACCTGGACGGCCAGGTCGCCAAACTGGAGAGCGAGATCGACGGGGTCCGGCAGCGTGAGGACCGGGACCGGTCGCTGCTCGACGGCGGCGAGGTGAACCCCAAACAGCTCTCCGAACTGCAGCACGAGTTGGAGACGTTGGAGCGCCGCCAGTCCGCGTTGGAGGATTCGATGCTGGAGGTGATGGAGCGCCGTGAAGCGTTGCAGGCCCAGCGGTCCGAGGCGCTCGCCCGCATCGACACCCTGCACAACGATATGTCTGCGGCGCAATTGGCGCGCGATGAGGCGCTGGTCGCCATCGACCAGGCCCGTCACGTCGGTGGGCTGCGCCGCACCGAGCTGACCTCCGGTCTGGATGCCGACCTGGTCGCGATGTACGAGAAGCAGCGGGCCAAGGGGGGCCCGGGCGCCGGTCTGTTGCAGGGCAAGCGATGTGGCGCCTGCCGGATCGAGATCGACCGCGGTGAGATGGCCCGGATCTCGGCGGCCGCCGAGGACGAGGTGCTGCGCTGCCCGGAATGCGGGGCGATCCTGTTGCGGATCAAACCGTGA
- a CDS encoding bifunctional RNase H/acid phosphatase → MKVLVEADGGSRGNPGPAGYGVVVFSADHSAVLAERRESIGMATNNVAEYRGLIAGLTAAAEVGATEVAVSMDSKLVVEQMSGRWRVKHPDLLELHREATQAARQFDAVSYEWIPRDRNSHADRLANEAMDAAQDDPADTPAGASSGPGWTGARGEPTRLMLLRHGQTELSVDRRYSGRGNPPLTELGRAQADAAARYLGEQGGVSAVISSPLQRAHETAAAAAKALGLDVTVDDDLIETDFGAWEGLTFGEAVQRDPELHGRWLRDTSITPPDGESFDAVARRVRRARDRIVAEHGGSTVLVVSHVTPIKTLLRLALDGSAGILYRLHLDLASLSIAEFYPDGLASVRLVNQTAYLPTI, encoded by the coding sequence GTGAAGGTTCTCGTCGAGGCCGACGGTGGTTCGCGGGGCAACCCGGGACCCGCGGGCTACGGTGTGGTCGTCTTCAGCGCGGACCATTCCGCGGTGCTGGCCGAACGCCGCGAATCGATTGGCATGGCGACCAACAATGTCGCCGAATATCGGGGTCTGATCGCAGGTTTGACGGCGGCAGCCGAGGTCGGCGCCACCGAGGTGGCGGTGTCGATGGACTCCAAACTGGTGGTGGAACAGATGTCGGGCCGCTGGCGCGTCAAGCATCCCGACCTGCTGGAGCTGCACCGCGAAGCCACCCAGGCGGCCCGCCAGTTCGACGCGGTGAGCTACGAGTGGATTCCGCGGGACCGCAATTCCCACGCCGACCGGCTGGCCAACGAGGCGATGGACGCCGCGCAGGACGACCCGGCGGACACACCCGCCGGGGCGAGCTCGGGACCCGGCTGGACCGGTGCGCGCGGCGAGCCCACCCGGCTGATGCTGTTGCGGCACGGCCAGACCGAACTGTCGGTGGACCGGCGGTACTCGGGTCGCGGGAATCCGCCGTTGACCGAACTGGGTCGCGCCCAGGCCGATGCGGCGGCGCGTTACCTGGGGGAGCAGGGCGGGGTGTCCGCCGTCATCTCCTCACCCCTGCAGCGGGCCCATGAGACCGCGGCGGCCGCGGCGAAGGCGTTGGGTCTGGACGTCACCGTCGACGACGACCTCATCGAAACCGATTTCGGGGCCTGGGAGGGGTTGACGTTCGGCGAAGCGGTGCAACGGGATCCGGAGCTGCACGGTCGGTGGCTGCGCGACACCAGCATCACACCCCCGGACGGGGAGAGTTTCGACGCCGTCGCGCGCCGGGTGCGCCGGGCGCGTGACCGGATCGTCGCCGAGCACGGCGGGTCCACGGTGCTCGTGGTGTCGCATGTGACGCCGATCAAAACGCTTCTGCGCCTTGCCTTGGACGGCAGCGCCGGCATTCTGTACCGGCTGCATCTGGACCTCGCCTCGCTGAGCATCGCGGAGTTCTACCCCGACGGGCTGGCCTCGGTGCGGCTGGTCAACCAGACGGCGTACCTGCCGACCATCTGA